A region from the Mesorhizobium sp. J8 genome encodes:
- a CDS encoding transglutaminase-like cysteine peptidase, with amino-acid sequence MTSSAMTRILRLCAAAGLAISAHWAVPAWAAGAMTTGGLTSQPIGHYDFCKSNPSECNIHPVDLEPARMTDSLWRRLINVTAKVNAAVKPMSDLDHYGKDEVWAYPDDGYGDCEDYVLEKRRQLYRLGMSLADLLITVVRKPDGEGHSVLTVRTDKGDYVLDNLTDKVKAWDATGYRFLKRQAIDNTGRWVSIRDGQAVLVGSVQ; translated from the coding sequence ATGACTTCCTCAGCAATGACGCGGATTCTGCGTTTGTGTGCAGCCGCAGGATTGGCGATCTCTGCGCATTGGGCAGTGCCGGCCTGGGCGGCAGGCGCCATGACCACGGGCGGCCTAACGTCGCAGCCGATCGGCCATTATGATTTCTGCAAGTCGAATCCCAGCGAATGCAACATCCATCCGGTCGATCTCGAGCCGGCCAGGATGACGGATAGTTTGTGGCGTCGGCTGATCAACGTGACCGCCAAGGTGAATGCCGCCGTCAAGCCGATGAGCGACCTCGATCACTACGGCAAGGACGAAGTCTGGGCCTATCCGGATGACGGCTATGGCGATTGCGAGGACTATGTGCTGGAAAAGCGGCGTCAGCTCTACCGGCTTGGCATGTCGCTGGCCGACCTTTTGATCACCGTCGTGCGCAAGCCCGATGGCGAGGGCCATTCGGTGCTGACGGTGCGCACCGACAAGGGTGACTACGTGCTCGACAACCTGACCGACAAGGTCAAAGCCTGGGACGCGACCGGCTACCGCTTCCTCAAGCGCCAGGCGATCGACAACACCGGA